The Neodiprion lecontei isolate iyNeoLeco1 chromosome 2, iyNeoLeco1.1, whole genome shotgun sequence genome segment CAGCTGTGCAGACGAGAATATTCATCGGCCCTTCTGTCACCAAATCACGAAACAGTGGCGAAATCCGGATTTGGCGCCCTGGAAGCTGCGCTTAACTTTTGGGCGCGTCTTACAAAACTCCGCTGTTTTACAAAGGGCTGTAATGGATCGATGACCCGTATTAGTCGACCGGGAATTCATCTGTTCGTCGATGCGGACATCCGTAAAAATAGCAGCGACAAGCAGGTAATGCGATGCAAGCTCTCCGAAATACCATCACTTTTAAAACTTAAAAACAACGAAGGGATGAGTGATGAGCAATACCGGTAAGATATGTTCAATACATTTGACGCAAACCGTGCATATAATAAATCACTTATGATAATTTCAAACCGTTTGTgctaatttattaaaattaattctaGACTATGTAGAGTAGTCGGGTATACTTCGGGGCACTTCACCGCATATTCATATCGCAACACCATGAATTGGGAGCAGTATGAcgatttgaaaatagaaaaaaaacctgaatCGGCTACGACAGAAATAGAACCCCATCTCATCGTCTACTTTCGAGTTTTGGGAGCGTAATTTCTTGTGAGGTACGTATAGTTACAATCTAGGGTCCAGTGCGGCAAAGGTTTGAGTTACtcgatagaaagaaaaaaaattcgatattgtcttttttctttcattttcatttatgagaaaaaattacaattcaacCTCAGAACAAAAATCAGGatcaaaatgatttttttaaatttttgtcgaacaatttcattttaccgGTCAAATCCGAAATCCATATGGCAGAataaaagagaaggaaaagtaATTTCGTGACTTGAATATCgtaaaatgtagaaaatattcTAAGGAACAACAACAATGTGGTTGATTCCATCtcaagaaataataataacaataaaacgtGATGTGTCGTCGGTCGAAAGGTTTAAccgtgttttgtttttggtgAATCTCGTAAATGCGGGTGCAACCGAAGTAAGTGACATCAAAAGACTGTTACTGTCGTCGTGGACGATCACTTCCGTTTCCGACAACTCGGAGTTTCCATCGGATCTCAGCAAGGACCGGAAAGGAAGGCACGAAATAGCGCGACAAGTAGAAGACTgaaaaaggcaaaaaaaaaaggatgagTGTCATGAAGAATTTGTCGATTGTTTCATCGTCTCGTAACGGgaacaaaaagaagaaatgaGTAAAGCGAGAGTGCAATaagagaaaggaaagaaaataaagtgtGTACAGAAGCtcgattatttaataataagtGGCTATTAGCATTGTTTATTGTCGTATCTTTATGCTTCCTTCTGAAGTAGAAATTCATTCTAAGTGTTCGAGCTAGGTGGGTCATCAACCTTTTTTAAATTGGAGTTGAAAAGAGTGACTTTctatatttcgatttttttttcatcaaaatatgTCAAAACACCAAATGTCTCGTTGGTGTAACTCCGCTCAGCGTCAATATCGACGTCTGATGAGGTGTCGTGGCCACTGGCGTTGCCGGTGTGGTGTCGTCGAATCCGTCTCACCGTCGCTCCTCAGGGTCATACGTTTCTCGCGTTCCGGAAAATTCAATCAACcccaaaatttgaattttcttcaaactccATAAATTTGCGAGGAACAAAAAGTCCACTTTGGGTCAATCTGACCCGAGGGGGATTTCAAACCGTTCAATTCCGGAAAATATgaacttttcgttttttttttttcagcgaaTTTATAGGCCTGAATgtatttttcacgaaaaacaaaattcaatgcCAAACAAccggtgagaaaaaattcttcgggTAAAAATGACCCAATGTGTCCTCGAAGGgcttaagaaaaaaaaaaaaacctcctCAAGTCCACAGTGGATCAATCTGACCCGAgacgtttttcaaatcattcaaTTCCGGAAAACATGAATTCCTCGTTCTTTTTTCTAGTTGGGAATTTATGCGAGCCTGAATgcattttttcacgaaacagaagagaaaaaatttaacgggTCAAAATGACCCAGTGTGTACTCGAAGGATTTGacggaaaaagaaacaaaaaatcgataaaaactGACTGTGATTCGTGGTGATGCTTCCGGTATCGCTGCACGTGCTCGAGGCCGGCGAAGGAGGCGGCGGCATGTCCGAACGATCGGCGGTTTCCTTGTGGTTCGATTTGCTGCTGCCGCTGGCACTGGCGTTTCCATTGGATTCGCGTTTATCGGCAGATCCCCCGGTGTGAAGAGATCCGgcgggaaaaattttaaaacggCAAGTTGAATCGAGGTTCCAGGCGGCCAAGAGCAGCTGACTGACCTTGGGAACGCCGTTGGCGATGGTGAAGCCTGAAAACGATCGAGCCAgcgataaaattgaaagaaaatgtcgaaaaaacgattaaaacggtttttttttagaaaattgcgAATTACCGATCGCTCCCGGTTGGTACATTGGACTGTTTTTCATGCAAACGTGCGTCCCGTAACAGATGTCCGTCGAGACGACCATCGAGGGTCTGTGTTTGCGAGATTTCGCCTTGTATTTGtcccacaatttttttcgctgcgCAAAAGCTACACAGCTACAGCTACACAGTTTATTTACCTTGTAAATGCGACAAGGGATGGTACGCCTAGCCGAATAACATGGATCGTTCGCAAGATCGTTGCAAGCACGGTCCAAGATTTACAAGATCTGAGAACACAGAAATCTTGGAATAGACGAACAGGAACATCGCTGACATATATTATAAGCCCATCGACATTCTACGTTTCTTCCAATTATGAGTGCATTATTCCTTATCTGCaagtaaatatcaattttggCGTTCTATAAAAGATTTCACTTTCTGTTGCACTGCGTTAAAAAGATTTCGTCAAGTTTCCCGTTTTCGACGCTCGTGTCTTTTTCCAATAGTTTCATCCAATTCTTCTCTTACCATTGGTGTCATTGAGAGAAAATTGCTCAGCTTCGTCTCCATGTCCATCTCGTACCCGTTCGATTTACGGTAATCCGCATCCTCGAAACTCGTATTTCTTCGTCAATCTCGGTCGCTACAGCTGATTTCAGACGCACTGCGCAGACATGTTGCGCATATACAGTGCGCACACACAATGCGCACACCGGAAGTGCTCTAATCCTAGGGGAAATCGCACattgaataattatgtaatatcaattaaaatattaactctctaacagtttttttctactctcgaatcctctcaaacgattctcaaacgattaaaaaaaaattaaacgtttAAGTCCATTTTTTGAGGAGACAGAAAATATGGGGGCCAACTTCACAcccaaaatgaaaatcaattttcaggaaaaattACTAACTctcaaacgatttttctttactctcaAACCCTCTCAAACGATTCTCAAACGAATTGCATtaattagatttaaaaataacaacttcGGGGGGCCAACTTCACGGAGGTGTGAGAAAGAGCTTCTTTGACCCTGAAAAATTCTCGGAAACTTAGACTGACAAACAACGCGTCTAGCGCGTTTCAacttgacggtgagcggcctgccgacaacggattgcggtacgacgttgaattctggaaggttctaaAATAAACTCGCAACTAGCAGGACAGAGGTTTTGAATCAACGGTTAATATTGActatgcaaaatattttattgaaagaaacaCCTTAAGATTCCAGTGTTACATGAAAATCATAATGCTGATATATTAGAGTAATTACATGTTTCTTACTCAACGGTATCGTAACCATGCTTTAGGCGATGGGAATGAATAACTGTTTGAGTAGATACCGATTGTCTTTTGTGTATGAGTTAAAAATTTCGCAGTAACAATACGTTTTGAGCTGCACAGTTTGGACGTAATATAGCACGATGCGTAGAGTTTGAATTCGTATATgacattttattcattttctgcaACGACGGACAACCCAAATCCATCAAATCAACGAcatcaactttttcacccagaaTTTCCTGCAGCCAACTCTTCTTCTCCAAACCATTTACGTAAACTGTTGAAGCATCACGCAGCGACATACATTCGATGGTGACGTCAAGCTTCTCGAAAGGTAAATCACCACCTTCCCAGGATAGTCCATTAAATTCCGTGATAGCCACAAATTTTCGCTTTTGAATGGAGCGAGAAAATAATTCCAATCGTACGGAGgttcgaacaaaaaaattgacgggtTGGTATCTTCGTCGAGTGACACAAGTGCCAACTCTTTTGATATATTACCAGGACCCGGTCTTCTAAATCCTTGTACGTCGACTGTGAACTCCATCGTGAAAAATACTGAATCGATTGTTACAACCTTCAaggtttttataccaatttctTTACCCCACCACTCAGCGGGTTATATTCAATGTAAATGAATGCATGTAAAATCAAGCAGTAGGCGGACGTACCAGTAGGAAAGTTATTTTTAGTCTCAAATTCGATGTGAATATCTACCGCTCCAGATTTCAGAAcctcgttttgtttcgaacagtcgatgaaaatcaaaggtTTGTACTGTAGAAATTCGCTCTTCGTCAACAGAGGCTCAGGTTCTTTGCCGTAATAGGTGGCTtgaaagtttgcgtacatctcgtacagtaaTGTAAAGCGATTTTGACTCATGTCcaggttcaggttaccgtacggataatacTCGGTATTCAAGAAGAGCTTGACGTTAGTAATGTTGTAGTGATCAAGATGAGTGGCATTTTGCCGGCTTTGTTCTTccgattcgtttgaaaaccgaGCATGACAAATCGCGGTTTTTCCAAATGGATGGACGTTTTCACAGTCTAAACGTGTTTCGTAGTTGCCGGTAGCaaaggatattcgtacaactccCAACTGCAGAAGCTCATGAAGACAGGTGTAtctttttcaatgaaattgaacAGTGCGATTTATCGTTGATCCGAGAGCTTCACATAGGGTACTAACCATTTCACCTGATCGATCACGATTCTAAAGTCTTCGTCTTGATTTTGAACGATGGCATCTATATCACTTTGTGATCTTGTCAGAATCAGCTCGTGTTTCGCGTTAACGAAGATCTTGGGATAGTCTTCAGCGAAGTCTAATATCATGCTCAAGGGAATAACTACGTCAAAGTTGCCATCGccatcagttaatttttttcgtttcctgaacatCCAGCCATCCAGCATTTTCCATAAGCCAACTTTGACCAGGATTGAGCGAAGCGAAACCCTTCAGCAGGCTGGCCAGACCaacgtttttacatttatcaaTCTCTACAGCGTTTAGTTCGTACCGTACATCTTCGAACATATGACAGATGGCGTTATTGACTGAAGTTGTGACCGCTGCTGCAGTGCCGTCCGATTTGAGCAATTTTCCAGAGATATGCAGCGAACTCTTTCTTGGTAGTacgcataaatcctgatgctgaacggtgatttgaatctcatcgctgttgttgaaggttgacgatgcgtacggtttgtgtgcgtgtatttcttggtggacaggtgtttgaatgctcaagatttcctcctccatggtacgtagcatacaacgaaacagcagaatcgcagttttatttgtgggaaattccttttccaaaaggtgtcagcttCAGACACAAAGGTATTAGGAACTCTACGTTTCGACGTGTTAGCGTTTCGgaaatcgatcgatgactgacttgatcaAGACATGCTGACTGACTCTTATAACTCTTTTTGGAcaatctgttatatacaatacccatcttttattgcgatttgatgtgcaGTCTCACAGTAATAACTTCTCCGCGAAAATGAACCAGatctccgtcttgatcgactaacCGAAGCTgtacgtgatctatggtcttgacggtgatcggaaggtgaATCACGTGTGACGgcacttccacgatcttatatcccggCGGAACGATAGGGAAAACTTCGTGAATAGTATGCACTTTGCGCTCGTTGACGTAGGCACCCGTTGTGATGCTGTATTCGACTCGTAACGCGTTAACCTTCAGAATAGCTACAAGCATATCCGAATGGTGAGTTTAGTGAACTGCCAATACACGCGGTCTAAATCCGAGAAGCTGACCAATAGGATCGTCAGGTTCCAAATTTACGATATGGTTACATTTGATTTCGCTGCATGACGTATTATTGTTAGGCTTTATGCTGATTTCAATTTTGGTGTTTTTTACCGCGTCTTGAACATACTTTttaatatcctcaatttcgtggCTGCCAGTGGATATAGTGACTACCTTATCGGCTAcctataatttattgtaatcaACGTTAGGAATGGAATTGAAGGTTAATAGTTTAACGAGACCGgaacataatttttgttcagagcTAGTTCGATCGGAGGAAAATATTGCGCTTGGAGAATCGAAGACTTCCCGATATcattaaaagtacaaaaataagtcaacgatatgataagtctatggcaacagaaaaaatttatagattccaactctgctaaacacctcaaaacttacaactctcttcctcctaaaatatattttctacctaaaattcataaagaaaatgttcctctcagaccgattgtttctaacatcaattctcccacctacaaaatttcgagattttgttcttgtgtcttatcaaacataacaggtacatcagactatcacatcaaggacacttggtcttttgtaaacaaaatcaggggaaaaacaatccCTCCtgatcacctgttagtatccctagatgtcaaatcactgtttaccaacattccaaccaaTCTAGCAATATCGAttatcagtaaaaactggcccaatttgAAATCTCACAccaacattaataaaaaagaattcctagcggccaccaaactttgtttagattcatgctatttcgcctacaaagataaattctaccaacaaatttttggcgtagcaatgggctcaccaattagcccagtagtagcgaatctggtactcgaacattttgaaaaaaaaatcatttcaaatcttcctttcagcctacctttttactatcggtacgtcgacgatattataacgtgtgtcaaGAATGAAAAcctacaactccttcttaataagtttaacaactttcacccacgtattcaattcacctttgagttggaaaaagatggtaaaatcagttttctagacACTATGGTGATTAACCACAATGACACCATAATTTTAGATTGGCACCAcaaaccaacctggtctgggagatacattcactttaactcacatcatcccattaaacataaaaaatctgtcgccatatccttattcgatcgctgccttagaatctcaaaccctcaattccttaaaaagaatttaaaacttgtagaaacaactctcatttccaatggctaccctataaaattcattaatgatattaaaaagtatagagtagataaaatgtacaactcgattgattggaatttagactccaacaatccaactgatgttaagaataaatttaaaaactctatctctataccgtatattgaaaatctatctagccaaatcaaaaaaattctgaatgacgagggaattgaaattacttttaaaatatctaatactaccaaactgtctctgttttctcatcttGAATCTGtaactcctaatttagagaaaattaactgtgtatatagaataccatgtcgagactgtagcatgagttatattggacaaacgtcaccacacctaaaaaatagaatttctggccaTCGTTCTAATatcaaatgccatgtcactgacagatgcgctttagcagatcactcCTTGAgcctgggtcacaatttcgatttcaacaactctataaccctagctacagaaccgaactggtataaacgtatcatcaaagaaatgattcatatctttaagaacaaaaggaactctgttaacaaacgtacagatattgaacatcttagccaCTTATACTCCaacattctctagtttacATAATCGTGTTTTCAAATCGTGGCGCCCCTTACTCCGATTGGTCACCTGCCTTTGAAttccatgactttcgaacatagatcaagatcacacgtgatcaacatagatttacggatcgattcccgctaaccttcacttccatccgaaatgctgtactactaacaacatctaagcatgtactggtcgtcattttttgtgagtaatcttttcaaatttaactgATCTTTTCCCCAATTCCAATTCCCACATTATTATTAAGCatttttctgacatatttcatttctcatcAACCAATTTTTCCTCTGTTTAACCTTTCTTTAAAATTTGACACTTAACCCAAAACTGTCACTCTGACagtttcttgcaactgtttaatttttcacctattttGTACAACAATTAATATTCGTTTGAACATATCTCCATGCTCTCAATTCAGAATTGTTGTGTTGAAGCATCCcgttttgttaattattatagaaattattcctgaggatggtcggtcactctgacagtttcttgcaactgtttaatttttcactcattttGTACAACAATTAATATTCGTTTGAACATATCTCCATGCTCTCAATTCAGAATTGTTGTGTTGAAGCATCCcgttttgttaattattatagaaattattcctgaggatggtcggcagggcccggccgaaacgtcgatagTTATTCTCACATCTTTCAAAGTATTAaactttcttcttcctgaccggatttTCGACAAACTTCATTCTTCGATATCGTTAACGTAaccgaatcatccatgactgcaaGTGGTCGACTGacgttattaaattacgtgtcatgtttatatagctcatCGCTAAGAAATTttagacacaagtgtccgcaatcGAATGTGCTGTAATCCTGATACCTTTCATCGTTGTATtcaacgctaccaacaccgagatatttcACGAGGCCTAACGGAGGTTGAAGATGACCGAAACTGTCGAAGTAAACTACATCGTTGCCGCGTGTCTTATATACAACCCAGTGTGTCCCAGGGCCATCTTTATCGTCGAGACTGACTACAGCTGTCTCGTTTTTACGCGGTCCGGTTTTGGGCATTTCGTTGCGCATAAAGACACCTcggaagtatggaattttcatgatttttgcatacttcaACAAATCCCGGTTGGTCAACGCTCGGCATGGTAGCTTTACATTTAGTTTCATGAAAGATGAAGACCGAAAGCCTTTTTATAAGGTTTGAGATGGAGACCTTTACCTAAGGCGATCGCTTCCATCGTTTTGCTATGCCGTTTGCTTTtctccaattctcgtttagccgcgctcgcatTGTTCACAGCCTttgctatacccgcagcacccCCCGCTAACGCACCAgtagcgctgagaccggcaaaaataggtatgagaGAAGGTAGAAATCCGCCAACTTTTGAGGGTATCGGTAGAACGCGTGGTGATCGGACATTATGTTTATCACCTTTTTTTACAGCTTCTCGAGCACCTCAGGTGTGTAGAATTATTGCTCGTTTTCGCGTCGTAGCTCCGAATCATAGACTGTTTTGCCGCCTgtatgattttgttcaagGAGACGTTCTTTGGTTTTCGACACCCCATGCCtaactttgttttcaccttCATCGTGTTAGCTAcagcccaagcggctgccctcttacccaaatttgcgtcctttgcgagaacccgtttctAGGCTTTTTCGGTTAATATTTTATCCGCAACGCTTCTAGCTTGaaggttctcacgatttttcgaatacgctatatcgtgtttcttacacgctgcatcgagaggattgataccgAAATCGCCTCTCGCAAGTCTTTTTGTGAAGTTCGTACCAggaccgcagtattggtaaccgggaacatgcaactcgatcgaGAGTTTGTTGATAATGCTATTTACCAAACCTTTTCCACTTGATCGCTTTTTGACGATCGCTTACGATCACGTGTGTGCACA includes the following:
- the LOC124292833 gene encoding E3 ubiquitin-protein ligase hyd-like: MVVSTDICYGTHVCMKNSPMYQPGAIGFTIANGVPKVSQLLLAAWNLDSTCRFKIFPAGSLHTGGSADKRESNGNASASGSSKSNHKETADRSDMPPPPSPASSTCSDTGSITTNHIFYLSRYFVPSFPVLAEIRWKLRVVGNGSDRPRRQ